One part of the Lapillicoccus jejuensis genome encodes these proteins:
- a CDS encoding AAA family ATPase, translating to MTTTTHDLTGALDALAEVARSVGVDPQEARREGTALAATVCEPATPQYVAAQAWAAATGRADAADVAAATTAFFDAASSARRWRVDPTDALARLRAGGGDATSYADALVAVVQACATLPGAGPRVVDNVVTVSAAQRGAVAPLPGLPPSTRSVAPPGAPSFMNGAGVDEATQRSAQLAQMLDVVRRGLPGVVPGEPGPVGTPPATPPEPAVPAVPAEPAEPAQPAEPEPTVEELLERLDALVGLAGVKREVRQQVAMLKVEARRAAAGLRNPDITRHLVFVGNPGTGKTTVARMVGAIYKALGLLDGGHLVEVDRSELVAGFLGQTAVKTAEVCAKAVGGVLFIDEAYSLTGDQYGAEAVNTLVKEMEDHRRDLVVIVAGYPDPMVAFIGQNPGLASRFKTTVEFEDYSDDEVVAILHKLAGDADYDVSPAGEAHVREVLARTERTTAFGNGRFARNLLEEAIGRQAVRLQDVEDAGTEQLRTLTAADLGADPGPDPTEPSDPLVTSEEHQDPTPEQEPR from the coding sequence GTGACGACGACCACCCACGACCTCACCGGGGCGCTCGACGCCCTCGCCGAGGTCGCGCGATCCGTCGGCGTCGACCCGCAGGAGGCGCGCCGCGAGGGCACCGCGCTGGCCGCCACCGTCTGCGAGCCGGCCACCCCGCAGTACGTCGCCGCGCAGGCCTGGGCCGCCGCCACCGGCCGCGCCGACGCCGCGGACGTCGCCGCCGCCACGACCGCCTTCTTCGACGCCGCCTCCTCGGCCCGCCGGTGGCGGGTCGACCCGACCGACGCGCTCGCGCGGCTGCGGGCGGGAGGCGGCGACGCGACGTCGTACGCCGACGCGCTCGTCGCGGTCGTGCAGGCCTGCGCGACCCTGCCCGGCGCCGGGCCGCGGGTCGTCGACAACGTCGTGACCGTCTCCGCCGCGCAGCGGGGCGCGGTCGCACCCCTGCCCGGCCTGCCGCCGTCGACGCGGTCCGTCGCACCGCCGGGGGCGCCGTCGTTCATGAACGGCGCGGGCGTCGACGAGGCGACCCAGCGGTCGGCCCAGCTGGCGCAGATGCTCGACGTCGTCCGGCGGGGGCTGCCGGGGGTGGTGCCCGGTGAACCGGGCCCCGTCGGGACGCCGCCGGCGACCCCGCCGGAGCCCGCCGTCCCCGCCGTCCCCGCCGAGCCCGCCGAGCCCGCCCAGCCCGCCGAGCCCGAGCCGACGGTCGAGGAGCTGCTGGAGCGTCTCGACGCGCTGGTCGGTCTGGCCGGGGTCAAGCGCGAGGTGCGCCAGCAGGTCGCCATGCTCAAGGTCGAGGCGCGCCGCGCGGCCGCCGGGCTGCGCAACCCCGACATCACCCGCCACCTGGTCTTCGTCGGCAACCCCGGCACGGGCAAGACGACGGTCGCCCGGATGGTCGGCGCGATCTACAAGGCGCTCGGGCTGCTCGACGGGGGCCACCTCGTCGAGGTCGACCGCAGCGAGCTCGTCGCCGGGTTCCTCGGGCAGACCGCCGTCAAGACCGCCGAGGTGTGCGCGAAGGCGGTCGGGGGCGTGCTGTTCATCGACGAGGCGTACTCGCTGACCGGCGACCAGTACGGCGCCGAGGCGGTCAACACCCTGGTCAAGGAGATGGAGGACCACCGCCGCGACCTCGTCGTCATCGTCGCCGGCTACCCCGACCCGATGGTGGCCTTCATCGGCCAGAACCCGGGGCTGGCCAGCCGGTTCAAGACCACGGTCGAGTTCGAGGACTACTCCGACGACGAGGTCGTCGCGATCCTGCACAAGCTCGCGGGCGACGCCGACTACGACGTCTCCCCCGCCGGCGAGGCGCACGTCCGCGAGGTCCTCGCCCGCACCGAGCGGACGACCGCGTTCGGCAACGGCCGGTTCGCCCGCAACCTGCTCGAGGAGGCCATCGGGCGGCAGGCGGTCCGGCTCCAGGACGTCGAGGACGCCGGCACCGAGCAGCTGCGGACGCTGACCGCCGCCGACCTCGGCGCCGATCCCGGCCCTGACCCGACGGAGCCGAGCGACCCCCTCGTGACGTCGGAGGAGCACCAGGACCCGACCCCCGAGCAGGAGCCCCGATGA
- a CDS encoding glutamate ABC transporter substrate-binding protein has product MTRRPLLAAVGAATAALLLAACGGVQYADTPVPAAPPTTTAPAPTAAATSCSPSAVTSYAPLPSTDPSQLPASVRQKGRLRVGVSADTLLMSARNPFTGQIEGFDIDVARQIAKAMYGSEDALVPVVVTSADRIPKLRSGSVDMVARTLSMTCDRWSQIAFSAEYYQAGLELLVRKGSSATTFAQLAASPDAVDKKVCAPTGTTTYAAVVAQQGITPVGAATHTACLVLFQDGKVGAIAGDDTVLAGLAEQDPYAFVPTTQKPLTSEPYGLGFRSDDVTTARFANAVLDAMKKDGRWQALYDRWLAPRLGAGSPPASVYGRPVP; this is encoded by the coding sequence GTGACCCGCCGCCCGCTGCTCGCCGCGGTCGGCGCCGCCACCGCCGCCCTGCTCCTGGCCGCCTGCGGCGGGGTGCAGTACGCCGACACGCCCGTCCCGGCCGCGCCGCCCACGACCACCGCCCCGGCGCCCACGGCCGCCGCGACCTCCTGCTCCCCCAGCGCCGTCACGTCGTACGCGCCCCTGCCGTCGACGGACCCCTCGCAGCTGCCCGCGTCGGTGCGCCAGAAGGGCAGGCTCAGGGTCGGCGTCTCCGCCGACACCCTGCTCATGAGCGCGCGGAACCCGTTCACCGGCCAGATCGAGGGCTTCGACATCGACGTGGCCCGGCAGATCGCCAAGGCGATGTACGGCAGCGAGGACGCCCTCGTGCCGGTCGTCGTCACCAGCGCCGACCGCATCCCGAAGCTGCGGTCCGGGAGCGTCGACATGGTCGCGCGGACCCTGTCGATGACCTGCGACCGCTGGTCGCAGATCGCCTTCTCGGCCGAGTACTACCAGGCGGGCCTCGAGCTGCTCGTCCGCAAGGGCTCGTCGGCCACGACCTTCGCGCAGCTGGCGGCCTCGCCGGACGCGGTGGACAAGAAGGTCTGCGCACCGACCGGCACGACGACGTACGCCGCCGTGGTCGCCCAGCAGGGCATCACGCCCGTGGGGGCCGCCACCCACACCGCCTGCCTCGTCCTCTTCCAGGACGGGAAGGTCGGCGCCATCGCCGGGGACGACACCGTGCTCGCCGGGCTCGCGGAGCAGGACCCCTACGCGTTCGTCCCGACGACCCAGAAGCCGCTGACCTCCGAGCCCTACGGCCTGGGGTTCCGCAGCGACGACGTGACGACGGCCCGCTTCGCCAACGCCGTCCTCGACGCGATGAAGAAGGACGGCCGCTGGCAGGCGCTCTACGACCGGTGGCTCGCCCCGCGTCTCGGCGCCGGCTCGCCGCCGGCGTCGGTCTACGGACGGCCGGTGCCGTGA
- a CDS encoding serine/threonine-protein kinase: MTTTTLRCTQPGCTGTILDGYCDVCGSPAPATPTAAPTAPASAGGCTQPGCPGTVVDGYCDVCGTPGAGGTSTAVPTATVGGSPGGASYPAGYGVDPDGDDGSGLPPARQQVITSDVPDGTPCPQPGCGGHLVDGFCDVCGSSAQAVPEPAGVASPGSTASRASNRLASTALGSVRARQTGSRATRRVGAGSQRMRSARLGAGLTTIPPVAAIDASTAVMDDPVVPEPKRFCSTCGTPVGRGHDGQPGRTTGFCPKCRQPFSFDPKLRPGDLVAGQYEVAGCLAHGGLGWVYLARDRNVSDRWVVLKGLLNSGDPDALAAAIAEQRFLAQVSHPHIVEIYNFVTHDDAGYIVMEYVGGTSLKSLLKQRMRKAGRYDPIPADQALAYVVEILPAFQYLHDLGLVYCDFKPDNLIQVGDDLKLIDLGGVRRIDDDESAIFGTVGYQAPEVAEQGTTVASDVYTIGRTLVVLMTEFRGYQSTYVASLPAVADTPLFQRYDSLHRLLAKACAPSPDDRFASADELRVQMMGVLREVVAQDRAERARDGRGGRATGSASSLLFESPAIATDRLDWQTLPALRVDPSDPHAGWLAGLEGLRPLERLEALAGAPTPPSPEVRLETCRTALVAGRPDVVDATADQLLREDPWEWRAVWMQGLAALARGDWAAAQSAFNAVYGQVPGELAPKLALALACEASGESDVAMGLYAACARTDLGYTPAGAFGLARLRARAGDLRGAVLALDLVPSTSGAHALARQTRADLLAQPGAGLDALAAARASVEGVVMEPADRARLDVRIYDNGLRAVVERGEDPALRIGPHPATAKSMRLALEDALRRLASLTPDKQERVRLVDQANTVRPWSLR, translated from the coding sequence ATGACGACCACGACGCTGCGCTGCACCCAGCCGGGCTGCACCGGCACGATCCTCGACGGCTACTGCGACGTCTGCGGATCGCCGGCCCCCGCCACGCCCACTGCCGCACCCACCGCTCCGGCCAGCGCGGGCGGCTGCACCCAGCCGGGCTGCCCGGGCACCGTCGTCGACGGCTACTGCGACGTCTGCGGCACCCCCGGCGCCGGCGGCACGAGCACGGCGGTCCCGACGGCGACCGTCGGCGGGTCCCCCGGCGGGGCGTCGTACCCCGCGGGGTACGGCGTCGACCCCGACGGCGACGACGGGTCGGGCCTGCCCCCTGCGCGCCAGCAGGTCATCACCTCCGACGTGCCCGACGGCACCCCCTGCCCCCAGCCCGGCTGCGGCGGGCACCTCGTCGACGGGTTCTGCGACGTGTGCGGCTCCTCGGCGCAGGCCGTGCCGGAGCCGGCGGGGGTCGCCTCCCCCGGGTCGACCGCGTCCCGGGCCAGCAACCGGCTGGCCTCCACGGCGCTCGGGTCGGTCCGCGCTCGACAGACCGGCAGCCGCGCCACCCGGCGGGTCGGCGCCGGCTCGCAGCGGATGCGCAGCGCGCGGCTCGGCGCCGGGCTGACGACCATCCCGCCGGTGGCCGCCATCGACGCGTCGACCGCGGTGATGGACGACCCGGTCGTCCCGGAGCCCAAGCGCTTCTGCTCGACCTGCGGCACCCCGGTCGGCCGCGGGCACGACGGCCAGCCGGGCCGCACGACCGGCTTCTGCCCCAAGTGCCGCCAGCCGTTCTCCTTCGACCCCAAATTGCGGCCCGGCGACCTCGTCGCCGGCCAGTACGAGGTCGCCGGGTGCCTCGCGCACGGCGGGCTCGGCTGGGTCTACCTGGCCCGCGACCGCAACGTGTCCGACCGCTGGGTCGTCCTCAAGGGCCTGCTCAACTCGGGCGACCCGGACGCCCTCGCCGCGGCGATCGCCGAGCAGCGCTTCCTCGCCCAGGTCTCGCACCCGCACATCGTCGAGATCTACAACTTCGTCACCCACGACGACGCCGGCTACATCGTCATGGAGTACGTCGGCGGCACGTCGCTGAAGTCGCTGCTCAAGCAGCGGATGCGCAAGGCCGGCCGCTACGACCCGATCCCGGCCGACCAGGCGCTGGCCTACGTCGTCGAGATCCTGCCGGCGTTCCAGTACCTGCACGACCTCGGGCTCGTCTACTGCGACTTCAAGCCCGACAACCTCATCCAGGTCGGCGACGACCTCAAGCTCATCGACCTCGGCGGCGTGCGCCGCATCGACGACGACGAGTCGGCCATCTTCGGCACCGTCGGCTACCAGGCCCCTGAGGTCGCCGAGCAGGGCACGACGGTCGCCTCCGACGTCTACACGATCGGGCGCACGCTCGTCGTCCTCATGACCGAGTTCCGCGGCTACCAGTCGACGTACGTCGCCTCGCTGCCCGCGGTCGCGGACACCCCCCTCTTCCAGCGCTACGACTCCCTCCACCGGCTGCTGGCGAAGGCCTGCGCGCCGTCCCCGGACGACCGCTTCGCCTCGGCTGACGAGCTGCGCGTGCAGATGATGGGCGTGCTGCGCGAGGTCGTCGCGCAGGACCGCGCCGAGCGGGCCCGCGACGGCCGCGGCGGGCGGGCGACCGGGTCGGCCTCGTCGCTGCTCTTCGAGAGCCCGGCCATCGCGACCGACCGGCTCGACTGGCAGACCCTCCCCGCCCTGCGGGTCGACCCGAGCGACCCGCACGCCGGCTGGCTGGCGGGGCTCGAGGGGCTGCGACCGCTCGAGCGGCTCGAGGCCCTGGCCGGGGCGCCGACCCCGCCGTCGCCGGAGGTGCGGCTCGAGACGTGCCGCACCGCGCTCGTCGCCGGGCGCCCCGACGTCGTCGACGCGACCGCCGACCAGCTGCTGCGCGAGGACCCCTGGGAGTGGCGCGCGGTGTGGATGCAGGGGCTGGCCGCGCTCGCGCGCGGCGACTGGGCCGCCGCGCAGAGCGCGTTCAACGCCGTCTACGGGCAGGTGCCCGGCGAGCTCGCGCCCAAGCTCGCGCTCGCCCTCGCCTGCGAGGCGAGCGGCGAGTCGGACGTCGCGATGGGTCTGTACGCCGCCTGCGCCCGCACCGACCTCGGCTACACCCCGGCCGGCGCGTTCGGGCTGGCCCGGCTGCGCGCCCGCGCCGGCGACCTGCGCGGCGCCGTCCTCGCGCTCGACCTCGTCCCGTCGACGTCCGGGGCGCACGCGCTGGCCCGTCAGACCCGCGCCGACCTGCTCGCGCAGCCGGGCGCCGGGCTCGACGCGCTGGCCGCGGCCCGGGCCAGCGTCGAGGGCGTCGTCATGGAGCCCGCCGACCGGGCCCGGCTCGACGTGCGGATCTACGACAACGGCCTGCGTGCCGTCGTCGAGCGCGGCGAGGACCCGGCGCTGCGGATCGGCCCCCACCCGGCGACGGCCAAGTCGATGCGGCTCGCGCTCGAGGACGCGCTGCGGCGGCTGGCGTCGCTGACGCCCGACAAGCAGGAGCGGGTGCGGCTGGTCGACCAGGCCAACACGGTGCGGCCCTGGTCGCTGCGATGA
- a CDS encoding zinc ribbon domain-containing protein, producing MTPLTTGDEDEDGTTMTTGVRTCPQCGTERIEGALFCEACAHDFTADDLAAGVTPPAPAEVPAAGHAQTEPTPAATLAGTPQAAPPGQESPLDVGWTGPTVVGEAAAPQSGAGSGPGSAQEGSA from the coding sequence ATGACCCCCCTGACGACCGGCGACGAGGACGAGGACGGGACGACGATGACCACAGGGGTGCGGACCTGCCCGCAGTGCGGGACCGAGCGGATCGAGGGCGCGCTCTTCTGCGAGGCGTGCGCCCACGACTTCACCGCCGACGACCTGGCGGCGGGGGTGACGCCGCCCGCGCCCGCGGAGGTGCCCGCCGCCGGGCACGCGCAGACCGAGCCGACCCCGGCGGCGACCCTGGCCGGCACCCCGCAGGCGGCCCCGCCCGGGCAGGAGTCCCCGCTCGACGTCGGCTGGACCGGCCCGACCGTCGTCGGGGAGGCCGCGGCGCCGCAGAGCGGGGCCGGGTCAGGGCCCGGGTCGGCGCAGGAGGGGAGCGCGTGA
- a CDS encoding protein phosphatase 2C domain-containing protein produces MSVTTEAGTCPACGASYGVGAQFCEACGTDFTGGAAGAPAAATRTVPADPVTAEAGEESPLDVGWTGPVSRRSSSELTGPVAAPAAVCAACGEGHFEDGYCDVCGAKEPDPRDHYEEAPAAWVAGVCDIGRRHHRNEDALALDASPEPLRRAALVVCDGVSNSVDSHVASLAASRAARDVLDDPVPRGAGTRTAFVANAVQRLTDAVLAARDAVVATAAPTETPLDSPPSCTLVAALVGDGVAVVGNVGDSRAYWLPDDPAGDARQLTRDDSFAAEQIAAGVPREEAETGKGAHAITRWLGVDAPEDLTPHTADLDLDRDGWLLVCSDGLWNYCSDAEALRLLVADTVADLGADGHHPPTLARALVDWANDRGGIDNISVALARVGPTSAPDQTDPIDDTKDTP; encoded by the coding sequence GTGAGCGTGACGACGGAGGCGGGCACCTGCCCGGCGTGCGGGGCGTCGTACGGCGTCGGGGCGCAGTTCTGCGAGGCCTGCGGGACCGACTTCACCGGCGGGGCCGCCGGGGCGCCGGCGGCTGCCACCCGCACCGTGCCCGCCGACCCGGTGACCGCCGAGGCGGGCGAGGAGTCGCCCCTCGACGTCGGCTGGACCGGCCCCGTCTCGCGCCGGAGCAGCAGCGAGCTGACCGGACCGGTCGCCGCGCCGGCCGCGGTGTGCGCCGCGTGCGGCGAGGGGCACTTCGAGGACGGCTACTGCGACGTGTGCGGCGCCAAGGAGCCGGACCCGCGCGACCACTACGAGGAGGCGCCCGCCGCGTGGGTGGCCGGGGTCTGCGACATCGGCCGGCGCCACCACCGCAACGAGGACGCCCTCGCGCTCGACGCCTCCCCCGAGCCGTTGCGCCGGGCCGCCCTCGTCGTCTGCGACGGGGTGTCGAACTCGGTCGACTCGCACGTCGCGAGCCTCGCCGCGAGCCGCGCCGCCCGCGACGTCCTCGACGACCCCGTGCCGCGGGGGGCGGGGACGCGGACGGCGTTCGTGGCCAACGCGGTCCAGCGCCTGACCGACGCCGTGCTCGCCGCGCGCGATGCGGTCGTCGCGACGGCGGCGCCGACCGAGACCCCCCTCGACAGCCCGCCGTCGTGCACGCTCGTCGCCGCCCTCGTCGGCGACGGCGTCGCCGTCGTCGGCAACGTCGGGGACAGCCGGGCCTACTGGCTGCCGGACGACCCGGCCGGGGACGCGCGGCAGCTGACCCGCGACGACTCCTTCGCCGCGGAGCAGATCGCCGCCGGCGTCCCGCGCGAGGAGGCCGAGACCGGCAAGGGGGCGCACGCGATCACCCGGTGGCTCGGCGTCGACGCCCCCGAGGACCTCACCCCGCACACGGCCGACCTCGACCTCGACCGCGACGGCTGGCTGCTCGTGTGCAGCGACGGGCTGTGGAACTACTGTTCCGACGCGGAGGCCCTGCGGCTGCTCGTCGCCGACACCGTCGCCGACCTCGGCGCCGACGGGCACCACCCGCCGACGCTGGCCCGGGCCCTGGTGGACTGGGCCAACGACCGCGGCGGCATCGACAACATCTCGGTGGCGCTCGCCCGGGTCGGCCCGACGAGCGCGCCCGACCAGACCGACCCGATCGACGACACGAAGGACACGCCCTGA
- a CDS encoding VWA domain-containing protein yields the protein MAQFTAEVFQNEYLPDGGTDVHAIVRVTCRDAGTAGSGTADAAEVIIVDTSGSMGEAGIAQGRHAATAALTEILDGTWFAVIAGNHVGTLVYPYAAPGQPQMARMDPVTRQQAIAAMGAFRADGGTAMGTWLTKATQVFDSVPQATQRHAILLTDGTNEHETPEQLTAAIAAASGRFQCDCRGLGSRWQIDEVRRISSALMGTVDLIPSAGDMAAEFSSLVRRSMARGVAGVDLRVWAPQGSQTLFVKQVAPTLEDLTARRTQVNPLTSGYPLGAWADESRDYHVAVRLPAKSVGQEQLAARVQVALGSEVQTQALVKATWSADESLTTRIDDHVAQYTGKAELAQAIQDGLAAKAAGRDDEATSKLGRAVQLATAGGDAEMTSRLRKVVEIDNAETGTVRLKKGTDKLDEMALDTASTKTTRVRK from the coding sequence ATGGCACAGTTCACCGCCGAGGTCTTCCAGAACGAGTACCTGCCCGACGGGGGCACCGACGTCCACGCGATCGTCCGGGTCACCTGCCGCGACGCCGGGACGGCCGGCTCGGGGACGGCCGACGCGGCCGAGGTCATCATCGTCGACACCTCGGGGTCGATGGGCGAGGCTGGCATCGCCCAGGGTCGGCACGCGGCGACCGCGGCGCTGACCGAGATCCTCGACGGCACCTGGTTCGCGGTCATCGCGGGCAACCACGTCGGCACGCTCGTCTACCCGTACGCCGCCCCCGGGCAGCCGCAGATGGCGCGGATGGACCCGGTCACCCGGCAGCAGGCGATCGCCGCGATGGGCGCGTTCCGCGCCGACGGCGGCACGGCGATGGGGACGTGGCTGACCAAGGCCACCCAGGTCTTCGACTCCGTCCCGCAGGCGACCCAGCGCCACGCGATCCTGCTCACCGACGGCACCAACGAGCACGAGACCCCCGAGCAGCTGACGGCGGCCATCGCCGCCGCGAGCGGGCGGTTCCAGTGCGACTGCCGGGGGCTCGGGTCGCGCTGGCAGATCGACGAGGTGCGCCGGATCTCCTCCGCCCTCATGGGCACCGTCGACCTCATCCCGTCGGCGGGCGACATGGCCGCCGAGTTCAGCTCGCTGGTCCGGCGCTCGATGGCCCGCGGCGTCGCCGGCGTCGACCTGCGGGTGTGGGCGCCGCAGGGGTCGCAGACCCTCTTCGTCAAGCAGGTCGCCCCGACCCTGGAGGACCTGACGGCACGCCGCACGCAGGTCAACCCGCTCACCTCCGGCTACCCGCTCGGGGCGTGGGCGGACGAGAGCCGCGACTACCACGTCGCGGTCCGGCTGCCGGCCAAGTCGGTCGGTCAGGAGCAGCTCGCCGCCCGCGTGCAGGTCGCGCTGGGCTCCGAGGTGCAGACCCAGGCGCTGGTCAAGGCCACCTGGTCGGCCGACGAGTCGCTGACCACGCGGATCGACGACCACGTCGCGCAGTACACCGGCAAGGCCGAGCTGGCCCAGGCCATCCAGGACGGGCTGGCCGCCAAGGCCGCCGGCCGCGACGACGAGGCGACCTCCAAGCTCGGCCGCGCCGTCCAGCTGGCCACCGCCGGCGGAGACGCGGAGATGACCTCGCGACTGCGCAAGGTCGTCGAGATCGACAACGCCGAGACCGGGACGGTGCGGCTGAAGAAGGGCACCGACAAGCTCGACGAGATGGCCCTCGACACGGCCTCCACCAAGACGACGCGGGTGCGCAAGTGA
- a CDS encoding FHA domain-containing protein, giving the protein MICPNGHESQADDFCDTCGAPIDREHQPVGSVTSASAEPAAASSQACPHCGTTNLPDALFCEACGYDFTTGALPRGERAPGAAAEGEGDGQGVVPASSEGPDTEPDEPVAAPAPAEPVVQWVAEVWVDPAWYEGQEAEEPLPSPGLPTVVPLTKRSNLVGRVSASRNIVPDVDCTSDTGVSRRHAQLTTDGRRWFVEDLGSSNGTYVGPAAGPLPIDPIAVGPRTELSDDDRVYVGAWTRIVVREATEEERATP; this is encoded by the coding sequence GTGATCTGCCCGAACGGCCACGAGTCGCAGGCCGACGACTTCTGCGACACCTGCGGCGCCCCGATCGACCGGGAGCACCAGCCCGTCGGGTCGGTGACGTCCGCGTCGGCCGAGCCCGCCGCGGCGTCGAGCCAGGCGTGCCCGCACTGCGGCACGACGAACCTGCCGGACGCACTGTTCTGCGAGGCGTGCGGCTACGACTTCACCACCGGGGCGCTGCCCCGGGGCGAGCGGGCCCCCGGGGCCGCCGCCGAGGGTGAGGGGGACGGCCAGGGCGTCGTACCGGCGTCGTCGGAGGGGCCCGACACCGAGCCCGACGAGCCGGTCGCCGCCCCGGCGCCGGCCGAGCCGGTCGTGCAGTGGGTGGCCGAGGTGTGGGTGGACCCGGCCTGGTACGAGGGCCAGGAGGCCGAGGAGCCGCTGCCCTCCCCCGGGCTGCCGACCGTCGTGCCGCTGACCAAGCGCAGCAACCTCGTCGGGCGGGTCTCGGCCAGCCGCAACATCGTCCCCGACGTCGACTGCACGAGCGACACCGGCGTCAGCCGCCGTCACGCGCAGCTGACGACGGACGGGCGGCGCTGGTTCGTCGAGGACCTCGGCTCGTCGAACGGCACGTACGTCGGCCCCGCCGCCGGCCCGCTGCCAATCGACCCCATCGCCGTCGGCCCGCGCACCGAGCTGAGCGACGACGACCGGGTGTACGTCGGCGCGTGGACCCGGATCGTCGTCCGCGAGGCCACCGAGGAGGAGCGGGCCACCCCCTGA
- a CDS encoding RNA polymerase sigma factor: MAPARAVASVDEQVREVYEAHYGRLAGWTTKLVEDRDLAHDLATEAFVRLVRHWDEVDDPRPWLYGVTANLVRDTWRKRGREHVAYGKLGVAGDGDPAPGVDVATRVSVREAVESLPERLRTTVLLHYFADLTVAQVAAQLGKSDGAVKRDLFDARRRLAPLLEEAR, translated from the coding sequence ATGGCGCCCGCGCGCGCCGTGGCGTCGGTCGACGAGCAGGTCCGCGAGGTCTACGAGGCGCACTACGGCCGCCTGGCCGGGTGGACGACCAAGCTCGTCGAGGACCGCGACCTGGCCCACGACCTCGCCACGGAGGCCTTCGTCCGGCTGGTGCGGCACTGGGACGAGGTCGACGACCCCCGTCCCTGGCTGTACGGCGTCACCGCCAACCTCGTGCGCGACACCTGGCGCAAGCGCGGCCGCGAGCACGTCGCCTACGGCAAGCTCGGCGTGGCCGGCGACGGGGACCCCGCGCCCGGCGTCGACGTCGCCACCCGGGTCAGCGTCCGCGAGGCGGTCGAGTCCCTCCCCGAGCGGCTGCGCACGACCGTGCTGCTGCACTACTTCGCCGACCTCACCGTCGCGCAGGTCGCCGCCCAGCTCGGCAAGAGCGACGGCGCGGTCAAGCGCGACCTCTTCGACGCCCGCCGACGGCTGGCCCCACTCCTGGAGGAGGCCCGATGA
- a CDS encoding STAS domain-containing protein, translated as MARAMAARMPSSSSSTSRVTTGPSCQRRGHRRPRRGGRTGVGGEMSRNRKRIAGPPQHRVATVGSAGRGDPTGTGPDRSSGPEQEGHGGGAMDLGTTRTASGATVPACSAPVGVRVTDRGDGVVTVALRGDQLAAGLNELRWRLGQLVPGSAHTVHLDVSELDHLSSGCIATLLWVRRACTARHVVFVLVGAGGRSRDQLRRTGLGQVLQVAAS; from the coding sequence ATGGCCAGGGCCATGGCGGCACGGATGCCGTCGTCGTCCTCGAGCACGAGCAGGGTGACCACGGGCCCATCCTGCCAGCGCCGCGGGCACCGACGGCCCCGCCGAGGGGGTCGTACGGGGGTCGGCGGCGAGATGTCACGCAACCGCAAGAGAATCGCCGGACCACCTCAACACCGCGTTGCCACAGTGGGGTCAGCCGGACGGGGTGACCCGACCGGCACCGGTCCGGACCGCTCGTCCGGGCCGGAGCAGGAGGGACACGGAGGAGGAGCGATGGACCTGGGGACGACGCGGACGGCATCGGGTGCGACGGTGCCGGCCTGCTCGGCCCCGGTGGGAGTGCGGGTCACGGACCGTGGGGACGGGGTCGTGACCGTGGCTCTCCGTGGGGACCAGCTGGCGGCAGGGCTCAACGAGCTGCGGTGGCGGCTCGGCCAGCTGGTCCCCGGTTCCGCCCACACCGTCCACCTCGACGTCAGCGAGCTGGACCACCTCTCGTCCGGGTGCATCGCCACCCTGCTGTGGGTGCGCCGGGCCTGCACGGCCCGCCACGTCGTCTTCGTGCTCGTCGGGGCCGGCGGTCGCAGCCGCGACCAGCTGCGTCGTACGGGCCTGGGCCAGGTGCTGCAGGTGGCGGCGTCGTGA
- a CDS encoding response regulator transcription factor, whose protein sequence is MVTLLVLEDDDGIRAAMALAMEDEGYDVVEAASAEAALVLVGRTPPDLMLVDLMLGGMDGLSFIRQVRPFSQAPIIVVSARRDTDDIVAALEAGADDYVTKPFQVVEVTARLRAMRRRHAAPVGGPDAGPRGDGVVLSPDGPLVLDVAAGVVRRGGEELSLTVTEFRLLTELATHPGHVLSRRALLERVWDRDYFGDERIVDVHVRRLRTKVERDPSAPAVVLTVRGQGYRVDVP, encoded by the coding sequence GTGGTCACCCTGCTCGTGCTCGAGGACGACGACGGCATCCGTGCCGCCATGGCCCTGGCCATGGAGGACGAGGGGTACGACGTCGTCGAGGCGGCGAGCGCCGAGGCGGCCCTCGTCCTCGTGGGCCGCACCCCGCCCGACCTCATGCTCGTCGACCTCATGCTCGGCGGGATGGACGGGCTGTCCTTCATCCGCCAGGTGCGCCCCTTCAGCCAGGCGCCGATCATCGTCGTCAGCGCCCGCCGCGACACCGACGACATCGTCGCCGCGCTCGAGGCGGGCGCCGACGACTACGTGACCAAGCCGTTCCAGGTCGTCGAGGTGACCGCCCGGCTGCGGGCCATGCGGCGGCGCCACGCGGCCCCCGTGGGCGGGCCGGACGCGGGGCCGCGCGGCGACGGCGTGGTCCTCTCCCCCGACGGGCCGCTCGTCCTCGACGTCGCCGCGGGCGTCGTCCGGCGCGGCGGCGAGGAGCTGTCGCTCACCGTCACCGAGTTCCGGCTGCTCACCGAGCTGGCCACCCACCCCGGCCACGTCCTGTCGCGCCGCGCACTGCTCGAGCGGGTCTGGGACCGGGACTACTTCGGCGACGAGCGCATCGTCGACGTCCACGTGCGCCGGCTGCGCACCAAGGTCGAGCGGGACCCCAGCGCACCCGCCGTCGTCCTCACCGTGCGCGGCCAGGGGTACCGCGTGGACGTGCCGTGA